The following are encoded in a window of Castanea sativa cultivar Marrone di Chiusa Pesio chromosome 9, ASM4071231v1 genomic DNA:
- the LOC142610249 gene encoding importin subunit beta-1, translating into MALEITQFLLSAQSPDANVRTEAEANLTRFQEQNLPSFLLSLSVELANDEKPIESRRLAGIVLKNSLDAKDAVRKEHLVQKWMEIDISIKSQIKDLLLRTLGSAATEARHTSAQVIAKIASIEIPKKQWPELIASLLTNMTHQDRPASLKQATLETLGYVCEEISHEDLVQDEVNSVLTAVVQGMNLAEHSPEVRLAATKALYNALDFAQTNFENDMERSYIMKMVCETAISKEVEIRQVAFECLVSIASTYYEKLEPYMQALFELTSNAVKGDEEAVALQAIEFWSSICDEEIELQEYENPESGDSEPPNSHFIEKALSSLVPMLLETLLKQEEDQDQDDSIWNLSMAGGTCLGLVARTVGDAIVPLVMPFIEANISKQDWHCREAATYAFGSILEGPTIDKLTPLVHAGLDFMLKAMKDENNHVRDTTAWTLGRIFELLHCPASGFSVISSENIRQVLSVLMESINDTPNVAEKVCGAIYYLAQGYEDAVPSSSLLTPFLTEIITYLIRTADRTDGGDSKLRSSAYETLNEVIRCSNVAETSRIIEHLLPVIMSKLEQTLQLQIVSTDDREKQGDLQASLCGVLQVIIQKLSSTDETKHIILQEADKIMTLFLRVFACRSSTVHEEAMLAIGALAYACGPNFENYMREFYPYLEMGLQNFEEYQVCSITVGVVGDICRALDDKVLQFCDGIMKHLLNDLGSNELHRSVKPPIFSCFGDIALAIGEHFERYVSYAVTAMQQASQICAQIDVNDEEFMEYGNQLRRSIFEAYSGILQGFKNSKPEVMSPYAPHLLQFIELVFLDRQRDESVTKAAVAVMGDLADALGPNTKLLFRNCAFYIEFLGECLQSDDEQLKETATWTQGMIGRVMVS; encoded by the exons ATGGCTTTGGAGATCACCCAGTTCCTACTGTCTGCTCAATCACCTGATGCAAATGTCCGTACTGAAGCAGAGGCCAATCTTACACGATTTCAAGAGCAGAAccttccttcttttcttctctccttGTCAGTTGAGCTTGCAAACGATGAGAAACCAATTGAATCCCGTAGACTTGCTGGTATTGTGCTTAAGAACTCATTAGATGCTAAAGATGCTGTTAGAAAGGAGCATCTTGTTCAAAAATggatggaaattgatatttccaTTAAATCCCAAATCAAAGATTTGCTCTTAAGAACTCTTGGGTCAGCTGCAACAGAGGCAAGGCACACTTCTGCACAAGTGATTGCTAAAATTGCTTCTATTGAAATTCCAAAGAAGCAGTGGCCCGAGCTAATTGCATCCTTGCTTACCAATATGACCCATCAAGATAGGCCGGCCAGTTTGAAACAGGCAACATTGGAAACTCTTGGATATGTGTGTGAGGAGATATCCCATGAGGATCTTGTGCAAGATGAAGTAAATTCTGTTCTCACTGCTGTAGTGCAAGGGATGAACCTTGCTGAGCACAGTCCTGAAGTCCGTCTTGCAGCGACAAAGGCTCTATATAACGCTCTAGATTTTGCGCAGACCAACTTTGAAAATGATATGGAGCGGAGTTACATCATGAAAATGGTCTGTGAGACGGCCATTTCCAAGGAGGTGGAGATCCGGCAGGTTGCTTTTGAGTGTCTTGTTTCGATAGCATCAACATACTATGAGAAGCTTGAGCCTTACATGCAGGCTCTTTTTGAGCTTACATCCAATGCAGTAAAAGGAGACGAAGAGGCTGTTGCCCTCCAAGCAATCGAGTTCTGGAGTTCCATCTGTGATGAAGAGATAGAGCTTCAAGAGTATGAGAATCCTGAGAGTGGGGACTCTGAGCCTCCTAATTCCCATTTCATTGAGAAGGCTCTGTCATCTTTAGTTCCTATGTTGTTAGAAACTTTACTGAAGCAGGAAGAAGACCAGGATCAGGATGACAGCATTTGGAATTTATCCATGGCTGGTGGGACTTGTCTTGGTCTTGTTGCGAGAACTGTTGGGGATGCTATTGTGCCCCTTGTGATGCCTTTTATTGAGGCTAACATATCAAAGCAGGATTGGCATTGTCGTGAGGCAGCTACATATGCCTTTGGCTCAATCCTTGAAGGCCCAACCATTGACAAGCTCACTCCCTTGGTCCATGCAGGTCTGGATTTTATGCTTAAGGCAATGAAGGATGAAAACAACCATGTCAGAGACACTACTGCTTGGACTCTCGGTCGTATTTTTGAGTTATTACACTGTCCAGCTAGTGGATTTTCTGTGATTTCTTCTGAAAACATTAGACAGGTTCTTTCAGTATTGATGGAAAGTATTAATGACACCCCAAATGTAGCAGAAAAGGTCTGTGGGGCAATTTATTACCTTGCCCAGGGATATGAGGATGCTGTACCAAGTTCCTCTCTTCTTACACCATTCCTTACAGAGATCATCACTTACCTTATTAGGACTGCTGATCGTACAGATGGTGGTGACTCTAAGCTCAGGTCATCTGCATATGAAACCTTGAATGAAGTGATCAGGTGTTCAAATGTTGCAGAGACATCTCGCATCATAGAACACCTGCTCCCTGTCATTATGAGTAAGTTGGAGCAGACTCTACAGCTTCAGATTGTCTCAACAGATGATAGGGAAAAGCAAGGTGACTTGCAAGCTTCTCTCTGTGGTGTTCTTCAGGTCATTATCCAGAAACTTAGCAGTACAGACGAAACCAAGCATATAATACTACAGGAAGCAGATAAGATTATGACATTGTTCCTGAGGGTGTTTGCTTGTCGTAGCTCTACAGTGCATGAGGAAGCAATGCTTGCAATTGGTGCGCTTGCTTATGCCTGTGGACCAAATTTCGAGAACTATATGCGTGAGTTCTACCCATATTTGGAGATGGGACTGCAGAATTTTGAGGAATACCAGGTTTGCTCCATCACTGTTGGGGTGGTTGGTGACATTTGTCGTGCATTGGATGACAAGGTCTTGCAGTTTTGTGATGGGATCATGAAACACCTTCTCAATGATCTCGGCAGTAATGAACTCCACCGGTCTGTCAAGCCTCCCATATTCTCTTGCTTTGGGGACATTGCACTTGCCATAGGAGAGCATTTTGAGAGATATGTCTCTTATGCAGTAACAGCGATGCAGCAAGCTTCCCAAATCTGTGCTCAGATTGATGTCAATGACGAAGAGTTTATGGAGTATGGCAACCAGCTCAGGCGTAGCATCTTTGAAGCTTACTCCGGTATTCTCCAAGGCTTTAAGAACTCAAAGCCTGAGGTGATGTCGCCATATGCTCCACATCTCTTGCAGTTTATAGAACTGGTCTTCTTAGACAGACAGAg AGATGAGAGTGTGACAAAGGCTGCAGTTGCTGTGATGGGTGATCTTGCAGATGCACTTGGTCCGAACACAAAGCTCCTGTTTAGAAATTGCGCATTCTATATTGAATTTTTGGGCGAGTGTCTTCAATCCGATGATGAACAGCTCAAGGAGACTGCAACTTGGACCCAGGGGATGATTGGACGTGTCATGGTTTCATGA
- the LOC142610250 gene encoding lectin-domain containing receptor kinase VI.3 codes for MVLAMSFAFLLFFPIVFQSQATEFIFNGFNGSEMSRISLEGASIVKPSGALKLTNASNDVIGQAFYTNPIDMYSNSSLYPNASSFSTSFVFAIKPSTSSPGGYGLAFTLSPSKQFPGAQPEHYLGIFNSSNDGNASNHVFAVEFDTVKGFNENSDREGNHVGVNINSMNSINYWAAGYYEYDNDANFNELTLESGDPIRAWIEYDGVKKVVNVTISPFLKEKDKPIKPLISFPKDLTPFLEKNMYVGFSAATGQKTSFHYILGWSFSTNITAPSLNISQLPLPPMENSLSAYKPQVKVVIASLSAAITLILLGILFYFTCYKKMVQHESLEDWELDCPHRFQYKDLYAATKGFKETGVIGVGGFGAVYKGIVPATGSEVAVKKIVRNSTQGTREFEAEIESLGRLRHKNLVNLQGWCKRKNDLLIVYDYIPNGSLDSLIFKPKNNFVLTWDARYNILKGIAAGLLYLHEEWEQVVIHRDVKSSNVLIDAELNARLGDFGLARLFDHDKLSHTTKVVGTIGYIAPELARTGKVSTSSDVFAYGILLLEVATGRRPIGSSNFVLVDWVMECHQLGQILDALDPKLNSTYMVDEAELVLELGLLCSHHKPEARPTMRQVTRYLSGDDPLPAVVDWGSVDFRSVSAMNSRNLEVISGYMTTTSYHSSSIGDITSSSIDAGR; via the exons atggTCTTAGCAATGTCTTTTGCTTTCCTTCTCTTCTTTCCTATTGTTTTTCAATCTCAAGCTACTGAATTCATTTTTAATGGATTCAATGGTAGTGAAATGTCTCGCATCAGCCTAGAGGGAGCCTCTATTGTCAAGCCTAGTGGTGCACTTAAGCTCACTAATGCATCAAACGATGTTATAGGCCAGGCATTCTATACAAACCCCATTGATATGTACAGTAACTCTTCTTTGTACCCAAATGCTTCTTCTTTCAGCACATCATTTGTTTTTGCAATAAAACCATCAACCTCTAGCCCAGGTGGCTATGGCCTTGCTTTCACTTTGTCACCCTCCAAGCAATTCCCTGGAGCTCAGCCTGAGCATTACCTTGGAATTTTCAACTCCTCCAATGATGGAAATGCTTCAAACCATGTTTTTGCAGTTGAGTTCGATACAGTTAAAGGGTTCAATGAGAACTCAGATAGGGAAGGAAACCATGTGGGAGTCAACATCAATAGCATGAATTCAATTAACTATTGGGCTGCTGGTTATTATGAGTATGACAATGATGCAAATTTCAATGAACTGACTTTAGAGAGCGGTGATCCTATTCGTGCCTGGATTGAATATGATGGtgtgaaaaaagttgtgaaTGTTACAATATCTCCTTTCttgaaagagaaagacaaaCCAATTAAACCCCTCATTTCCTTTCCGAAAGACTTGACACCATTTCTTGAGAAGAATATGTATGTTGGCTTCTCTGCTGCAACAGGCCAAAAAACAAGCTTTCATTACATTTTAGGATGGAGTTTTTCAACGAATATAACTGCTCCTTCACTCAATATTTCTCAACTTCCTTTGCCTCCAATGGAAAATAGTTTATCGGCTTACAAACCCCAAGTGAAGGTAGTCATTGCCAGTTTATCTGCTGCTATCACCCTCATTCTGTTGGGGATTCTGTTCTATTTTACATGTTACAAAAAGATGGTGCAGCATGAGAGTCTTGAGGACTGGGAGTTGGATTGTCCTCACAGGTTTCAATACAAGGATCTTTATGCAGCAACAAAGGGTTTCAAGGAGACTGGAGTTATTGGAGTTGGAGGCTTTGGTGCAGTCTACAAAG GTATTGTACCTGCCACTGGAAGCGAAGTTGCTGTAAAGAAGATAGTACGTAACTCAACCCAAGGAACGAGAGAATTTGAAGCAGAGATTGAAAGCTTGGGAAGGTTAAGACACAAGAACCTGGTCAATCTCCAAGGATGGTGCAAGCGTAAAAATGATCTCCTTATAGTCTACGATTATATTCCAAATGGTAGCCTAGACTCCCTGATtttcaaacccaaaaacaactTTGTGTTGACTTGGGACGCAAGGTACAATATCCTCAAAGGCATTGCTGCAGGATTACTGTATCTGCATGAAGAATGGGAGCAAGTTGTGATCCACAGAGACGTGAAGTCCAGCAATGTTTTGATAGATGCTGAACTGAATGCAAGGCTAGGTGACTTTGGTCTTGCCAGGCTATTTGATCATGACAAATTGTCACACACCACCAAAGTTGTTGGCACAATTGGATATATTGCCCCAGAATTGGCTCGCACGGGTAAGGTATCTACAAGTTCTGATGTGTTTGCTTATGGGATTTTACTCCTTGAAGTGGCTACTGGGAGAAGACCAATTGGCTCGAGCAATTTCGTTTTGGTTGACTGGGTTATGGAATGTCATCAATTGGGTCAAATTCTAGATGCACTTGATCCAAAGTTGAACTCAACTTACATGGTTGATGAGGCCGAGTTGGTTTTGGAATTGGGTTTACTTTGTTCTCATCACAAACCAGAAGCTAGGCCTACCATGAGACAAGTGACTCGGTATCTTAGTGGGGATGACCCACTTCCTGCCGTGGTTGACTGGGGCTCAGTTGATTTTCGAAGTGTCAGTGCAATGAACTCGAGAAATTTAGAAGTAATTTCTGGTTATATGACCACAACTTCGTATCATTCATCAAGCATTGGAGACATCACTTCCAGTTCTATAGACGCTGGTAGATAG